Proteins encoded together in one Deltaproteobacteria bacterium window:
- a CDS encoding epoxyqueuosine reductase, producing MTTNKELSLNAKECAKAHGANLVGVVRVTDLPEHESTISRILPSARSVMVVAATHSRTAISSDNNQAAQFDTIYTYNECSGAAHAAARYLESQGFPSAAVPAFLPIDMGETKKGMRGDICWRRTAVRAGLGSYGENGLLVTREYGAAVRLSGVVTAAELEPGTPLEKDVCDHCMRCVEACPAGALSGEGKIDKKLCGDVIFKYGFRYFHQFIKGLIGKQAEQLEEIVQGQGLMEIWQNFMTGNYYYCFQCQSQCPATKQPSVRSTHG from the coding sequence AAGGCCCACGGCGCGAATCTCGTCGGCGTGGTCCGAGTGACCGACTTGCCGGAACACGAGTCCACGATCTCGAGGATACTGCCGTCCGCCCGGTCCGTCATGGTGGTGGCGGCCACGCACAGCCGGACCGCCATATCGTCGGACAACAATCAGGCCGCGCAGTTTGATACGATTTATACTTACAATGAGTGCTCGGGCGCGGCTCACGCCGCAGCCCGGTATCTCGAGTCCCAAGGCTTCCCTTCGGCCGCCGTGCCTGCTTTCCTTCCCATCGACATGGGCGAGACCAAGAAAGGCATGAGGGGAGACATTTGCTGGCGCCGAACCGCTGTCCGGGCCGGACTGGGTTCCTACGGAGAGAACGGTCTTTTGGTGACACGGGAATACGGCGCCGCCGTGCGCTTATCCGGCGTGGTGACCGCGGCCGAATTGGAACCCGGTACTCCACTCGAGAAGGACGTCTGCGACCATTGCATGCGATGCGTCGAGGCCTGTCCGGCGGGGGCCCTTTCGGGAGAAGGAAAGATCGACAAGAAGCTCTGCGGAGACGTCATTTTTAAATACGGGTTTCGGTATTTCCACCAATTCATCAAGGGCCTCATTGGAAAACAGGCAGAACAACTCGAAGAGATCGTCCAGGGCCAAGGCCTGATGGAAATATGGCAGAACTTTATGACAGGCAACTACTACTATTGTTTTCAGTGTCAGTCCCAATGTCCGGCGACAAAGCAGCCTTCTGTCAGGAGCACTCATGGATGA